In the Arthrobacter zhaoxinii genome, one interval contains:
- a CDS encoding ABC transporter substrate-binding protein, giving the protein MFPADSVRKGRSAKNRASALTAGLALSALVLSGCAQSNREEGADSGSEGVDGTFVFAASSDPKSLDPAFASDGETFRVSRQMFEGLVGTEPGTADPAPLLAKSWESSEDGMTYTFELEEGVKFHDGTDFNAEAVCANFDRWYNFSGIQQAESQAYYYGMLFKGFSDNPEAATYKSCEASSDSQAVVTLNKPFAGFVAALSLPAFSMQSPAALEEFGANESSGTAEAPELTEYAKGHPTGTGPYKFDGWDVGNQITLSANEDYWGGGEPQVTDIIFRVIDDPQARRQSLESGDIDGYDLVAPADTQSLADAGFKVVPRDPFTILYLGMNQQVKELADPKVRQAIAHAIDKEALVSQTLPEGTKVATQFIPDVVNGYNEDVTTYEYDPEKAKALLAEAGYPDGFSVDFNYPTGVSRPYMPTPEQVFTNLSAQLGEVGITVNEQPNKWSPDYLDRVQAGSDHGLHLLGWTGDYNDTDNFVGVFFGQEKPEFGFNNPEIFAALEEARQVSTLEEQTPLYEQINEDIAKFVPAVPLAHPAPSLAFSERVESYPASPVSDEVFSDIKLTK; this is encoded by the coding sequence ATGTTCCCAGCAGACAGCGTCCGGAAAGGCCGGTCCGCGAAAAACCGCGCGTCCGCCCTTACCGCCGGCCTTGCCCTGAGCGCACTCGTGCTCTCCGGCTGCGCCCAAAGCAACCGCGAGGAAGGGGCCGACAGCGGCTCCGAGGGCGTGGACGGCACCTTTGTGTTTGCCGCCTCGTCCGACCCGAAGTCCCTTGACCCGGCCTTCGCCTCCGACGGCGAAACCTTCCGCGTCAGCCGCCAGATGTTCGAGGGTCTTGTCGGCACCGAGCCCGGCACCGCGGACCCGGCACCCCTGCTGGCGAAGTCATGGGAGTCTTCCGAAGACGGCATGACCTACACCTTCGAACTCGAAGAAGGCGTCAAGTTCCATGACGGCACCGATTTCAACGCCGAAGCCGTCTGCGCCAACTTCGACCGCTGGTACAACTTCAGCGGCATCCAGCAGGCCGAAAGCCAGGCCTACTACTACGGCATGCTCTTCAAGGGATTCTCCGACAACCCCGAAGCCGCCACCTACAAGTCCTGCGAAGCCTCCTCGGATTCCCAGGCCGTGGTCACCCTGAACAAGCCGTTCGCCGGCTTCGTTGCAGCCCTCTCGCTGCCTGCCTTCAGCATGCAGAGCCCGGCGGCCCTGGAGGAATTCGGCGCCAACGAGTCCTCCGGCACGGCCGAAGCCCCGGAGCTGACCGAATACGCCAAGGGCCACCCGACCGGCACCGGTCCCTACAAGTTCGACGGCTGGGATGTGGGCAACCAGATCACCCTCTCGGCGAACGAGGACTACTGGGGCGGCGGCGAACCCCAGGTCACCGACATCATCTTCCGCGTGATCGACGATCCGCAGGCCCGCCGCCAGTCCCTGGAATCCGGCGACATTGACGGCTACGACCTCGTGGCCCCGGCCGACACCCAGTCCCTGGCCGACGCCGGGTTCAAGGTGGTCCCCCGCGATCCCTTCACCATCCTCTACCTGGGCATGAACCAGCAGGTGAAGGAGCTGGCTGATCCCAAGGTCCGCCAGGCCATCGCCCATGCCATCGACAAGGAAGCCCTGGTCAGCCAGACCCTGCCCGAGGGCACCAAGGTGGCCACCCAGTTCATTCCCGACGTCGTCAACGGCTACAACGAAGACGTCACCACGTATGAGTACGACCCCGAGAAGGCCAAGGCTCTGCTGGCAGAGGCCGGCTACCCGGACGGCTTCAGCGTGGACTTCAACTACCCCACCGGCGTCTCCCGTCCGTACATGCCCACCCCCGAGCAGGTCTTCACCAACCTGAGCGCCCAGCTGGGCGAGGTAGGCATCACGGTCAACGAGCAGCCGAACAAGTGGTCCCCGGATTATCTGGACCGGGTCCAGGCAGGGTCGGACCACGGCCTGCACCTGCTGGGCTGGACGGGTGACTACAACGACACGGACAACTTCGTAGGCGTGTTCTTCGGTCAGGAAAAGCCGGAGTTCGGCTTCAACAACCCGGAGATCTTCGCCGCCCTCGAAGAGGCCCGCCAGGTTTCCACCCTCGAAGAGCAGACCCCGCTCTACGAGCAGATCAATGAGGACATCGCCAAGTTCGTGCCGGCCGTTCCGCTGGCCCACCCGGCACCGTCGCTCGCGTTCTCCGAACGGGTGGAGTCCTACCCGGCCAGCCCGGTGAGCGACGAAGTCTTCAGCGACATCAAGCTCACCAAGTAA
- the ilvD gene encoding dihydroxy-acid dehydratase: MSGDNTPDIKPRSRVVTDGIHAAPARGMFRAVGMGDDDFAKPQIGVASSWNEITPCNLSLNRLATGAKEGIHAGGGFPMQFGTISVSDGISMGHEGMHFSLVSREVIADSVETVMMAERLDGSVLLAGCDKSLPGMLMAAARLDLASVFLYAGSIMPGFAKMEDGSEREVTLIDAFEAVGACAAGKMSLKDLDSIERAICPGEGACGGMYTANTMACIGEALGMSLPGSAAPPSADRRRDEFARKSGEAVVNLLRKGITARDIMTKKAFENAIAVTMAFGGSTNAVLHLLAIAREAEVDLTLEDFNRIGDTIPHLGDLKPFGRYVMFDVDKIGGVPVIMKALLDAGLIHGDCLTVTGKTVAENLAAINPPDPDGKVLRAMDNPIHKTGGITILHGSMAPEGAVVKSAGFDADIFEGTARVFEREQGALDALDAGEIHAGDVVVIRYEGPKGGPGMREMLAITGAIKGAGLGKDVLLLTDGRFSGGTTGLCIGHVAPEAVDGGPIAFVKDGDRIRVDIAARSFDLLVEPEELEARRIGWQPLPGKFTTGVLGKYTKLVNSASTGAYCG, translated from the coding sequence ATGAGCGGAGACAACACACCGGACATCAAACCCCGCAGCCGAGTAGTCACGGACGGCATACACGCGGCTCCTGCCCGCGGCATGTTCCGCGCCGTGGGGATGGGCGACGACGACTTTGCCAAGCCGCAGATCGGAGTCGCGAGTTCCTGGAACGAGATCACTCCCTGCAACCTTTCCCTGAACCGCCTCGCCACCGGTGCCAAGGAAGGCATCCACGCGGGCGGCGGCTTCCCCATGCAGTTCGGCACCATTTCCGTCTCGGACGGTATTTCCATGGGCCACGAGGGCATGCACTTCTCCCTGGTGTCCCGCGAGGTGATTGCGGACTCGGTGGAGACGGTGATGATGGCCGAGCGCCTGGACGGCTCGGTGCTGCTGGCCGGCTGTGACAAGTCCCTGCCCGGCATGCTGATGGCGGCCGCGCGCCTGGACCTGGCCAGCGTCTTCCTCTACGCCGGCTCGATCATGCCGGGCTTCGCCAAAATGGAGGACGGCAGCGAACGGGAAGTCACCCTGATCGACGCCTTCGAAGCCGTGGGCGCCTGCGCCGCCGGCAAGATGAGCCTGAAGGACCTGGACTCGATTGAGCGGGCCATCTGTCCGGGCGAAGGTGCCTGCGGCGGGATGTACACCGCCAACACCATGGCCTGCATCGGTGAAGCCCTGGGCATGTCTCTGCCGGGCTCGGCCGCCCCGCCCTCCGCCGACCGGCGCCGCGACGAGTTCGCCCGCAAGTCCGGCGAGGCAGTGGTCAACCTGCTGCGCAAGGGCATCACCGCCCGAGACATCATGACCAAGAAGGCCTTCGAAAACGCCATTGCCGTGACCATGGCCTTCGGCGGGTCCACCAACGCCGTGCTGCACCTGCTCGCCATCGCCCGCGAAGCCGAGGTGGACCTCACCCTCGAGGACTTCAACCGGATCGGTGACACCATCCCGCACCTCGGCGACCTGAAGCCGTTCGGCCGCTACGTGATGTTCGACGTCGACAAGATCGGCGGCGTGCCGGTCATCATGAAGGCCCTGCTCGACGCCGGCCTGATCCACGGCGACTGCCTCACCGTCACCGGCAAGACCGTGGCGGAGAACCTGGCCGCCATCAACCCGCCGGACCCGGACGGGAAGGTCCTGCGCGCCATGGACAACCCCATCCACAAGACCGGCGGCATCACCATCCTGCACGGCTCGATGGCCCCGGAGGGCGCCGTCGTAAAGAGTGCAGGCTTTGACGCCGACATCTTTGAAGGCACTGCCCGCGTCTTCGAGCGTGAACAGGGTGCCCTCGATGCCCTCGACGCCGGAGAAATCCACGCCGGCGACGTCGTCGTCATCCGCTACGAAGGCCCCAAGGGCGGGCCGGGAATGCGCGAAATGCTCGCCATCACCGGCGCCATCAAGGGAGCCGGCCTGGGCAAGGACGTCCTGCTGCTCACAGACGGCCGGTTCTCCGGCGGCACCACTGGCCTGTGCATCGGCCACGTGGCACCCGAAGCGGTCGACGGCGGCCCCATCGCCTTCGTGAAGGACGGTGACCGGATCCGCGTGGACATCGCCGCGCGCAGCTTCGACCTGCTGGTGGAGCCGGAGGAGCTGGAAGCCCGCAGGATCGGCTGGCAGCCGCTGCCCGGAAAGTTCACCACCGGGGTCCTGGGCAAGTACACCAAACTGGTCAACTCCGCGTCCACGGGTGCCTATTGCGGCTGA
- a CDS encoding capsular polysaccharide synthesis protein, giving the protein MAERAGNMGEARNLYRQGLILDPRASQADWDLLEENPRQFRERRALHALLAIRIEDMHRSAYAEAKRAPRVTENPLVFMYWGQGFDSAPEIVRACYEQAKRLHSPDSIVFLDDNNLHEWVTLPQRIIDVASVSRAAFSDVLRFELLAKHGGVWLDATCMVMRPMQDIFQHLVTPSGFFAFDKEKPGLISSWFLASNPGSYITCMTRDALRLYFGVYDKPITYFFLHQMFVFMYRLDDRFEKLWDKRSTPRADPRAVHRALLRDVGDVNLNELLAGSFVHKLTHKNKPELVSETSVQQALVRGAVRFA; this is encoded by the coding sequence TTGGCTGAGCGTGCCGGCAATATGGGTGAAGCGAGGAACCTCTACCGCCAAGGTCTCATACTCGACCCCAGAGCGTCTCAGGCGGACTGGGATCTATTAGAGGAGAACCCCCGCCAGTTCCGGGAGCGCAGGGCGCTCCACGCCCTGCTGGCGATCCGCATTGAAGATATGCACCGCTCGGCTTACGCCGAAGCCAAACGAGCACCTCGGGTCACCGAGAACCCGCTTGTTTTCATGTATTGGGGGCAGGGCTTCGACTCCGCCCCCGAAATAGTGCGGGCCTGCTATGAGCAGGCGAAGCGTCTGCATTCGCCCGACAGCATCGTCTTTTTGGACGACAACAACCTGCATGAGTGGGTGACCCTACCGCAACGCATAATAGATGTGGCAAGCGTAAGCCGGGCGGCGTTCTCAGACGTCCTGCGTTTCGAACTACTAGCCAAACACGGCGGTGTCTGGCTCGATGCGACGTGTATGGTCATGCGGCCTATGCAGGACATTTTCCAGCATCTGGTGACTCCGTCTGGGTTCTTCGCGTTCGACAAGGAAAAGCCGGGTCTAATCTCCAGCTGGTTCCTTGCGAGTAATCCGGGTAGCTACATCACCTGCATGACGAGGGATGCGCTACGGCTGTACTTCGGCGTGTATGACAAGCCGATCACGTACTTCTTCCTGCATCAGATGTTCGTGTTTATGTACAGATTGGACGACAGGTTCGAGAAACTCTGGGACAAGCGGTCAACCCCTCGCGCCGATCCACGTGCTGTGCACCGGGCATTGCTCAGGGATGTTGGAGACGTCAATTTAAACGAGTTGCTTGCTGGCAGCTTCGTCCACAAGTTGACGCACAAGAACAAGCCCGAGCTGGTTAGTGAAACCTCGGTCCAGCAGGCACTTGTCCGCGGCGCCGTCCGTTTCGCTTAG
- a CDS encoding MarR family winged helix-turn-helix transcriptional regulator codes for MPDMERWPTGRLLSTAARLVEHAWNERLVSIGLTHAGVIALGVLETQGPMTQARLAQLVRVQAQTMGKTLARLETHGHVSRVRNDLDKRSHMVTITAQGTEALHEAQNIERTLLDGGELLSEALRSQLRKVISELGSPRWQVAVDVPGLPIPPESMILPEPAEATETASESR; via the coding sequence ATGCCGGATATGGAGCGCTGGCCCACCGGTCGCCTGTTGTCGACAGCCGCCCGCCTTGTAGAGCACGCCTGGAACGAGCGGTTGGTCAGTATTGGACTGACCCACGCAGGCGTCATCGCGTTGGGTGTCCTTGAAACGCAGGGACCCATGACGCAGGCCCGCCTGGCCCAGCTTGTGCGCGTTCAGGCGCAGACCATGGGCAAAACCCTGGCCCGCCTCGAAACCCACGGGCACGTCAGCCGGGTGCGTAATGACCTGGACAAGCGCAGCCACATGGTGACCATCACAGCCCAGGGCACCGAGGCCCTGCACGAAGCGCAGAACATCGAGCGGACACTGCTTGACGGCGGTGAGCTGCTGTCCGAGGCGCTGCGAAGCCAGCTGCGGAAGGTCATCAGCGAGCTGGGCAGCCCGCGCTGGCAGGTCGCCGTCGACGTGCCGGGCCTTCCGATTCCGCCCGAAAGCATGATCCTGCCGGAGCCGGCGGAAGCAACGGAAACCGCATCGGAGAGCCGCTGA
- a CDS encoding RtcB family protein: MNLERVAVEQKVNEKYINFASVIDEVTLEQNTKTSRMPFIYPHLASMPDAHLGKGAAVGSVIPTLGAIIPAAVGVDIGCGMIAVRTQHSAADIAGKNRRVLREAIEHAIPLSAGNNNRSLTDSARLRVEELADDAAAAGFDPAAYLKGWRLQLGTLGSGNHFIEVSLDEEDAVWLFLHSGSRGVGNKIAQQHIWAAQNYCGKRSIDLPDRDLAYLEEGTAEFDRYIAELMWAQKFALLNREEMMDRVVACFSAWTGEPVQERERINCHHNYTEVEHHYGRDVWLSRKGAIDASPGRPGLIPGSMGTASYVVEGKGYAPSLNSAPHGAGREYSRTRARKTFSQEQLRKAMKGIEFRDTPAFIDEIPAAYKDIDAVMADAKDLVTVKHVLRQLVNVKGN, from the coding sequence GTGAACTTAGAAAGGGTGGCCGTGGAGCAGAAGGTCAACGAAAAGTACATTAATTTCGCCAGTGTGATTGACGAAGTAACTCTGGAACAGAACACCAAGACCTCCCGGATGCCCTTCATTTATCCGCACCTCGCTTCGATGCCGGATGCCCATCTGGGGAAGGGTGCGGCGGTGGGCTCCGTCATTCCCACTCTGGGAGCGATTATCCCCGCGGCGGTCGGCGTCGATATTGGCTGCGGCATGATTGCCGTCCGCACCCAGCATTCCGCCGCGGATATTGCCGGGAAAAACCGCCGGGTGCTCCGCGAAGCGATTGAACACGCCATTCCGCTTTCGGCCGGCAACAACAACCGCAGCCTCACCGACTCGGCCCGCCTCCGCGTCGAGGAGCTGGCCGACGACGCCGCTGCCGCCGGCTTTGATCCCGCGGCCTACCTGAAGGGCTGGCGGCTCCAGCTGGGCACGCTGGGCTCGGGCAACCATTTCATCGAAGTGTCCCTGGACGAGGAGGACGCCGTCTGGCTGTTCCTGCATTCAGGCTCACGCGGCGTCGGAAACAAGATCGCCCAGCAGCACATCTGGGCCGCGCAGAACTACTGCGGGAAGCGGTCCATCGACCTGCCCGACCGGGACCTGGCCTATCTGGAGGAAGGGACCGCGGAGTTTGACCGGTACATTGCCGAACTCATGTGGGCGCAGAAGTTCGCGCTGCTGAACCGCGAGGAGATGATGGACCGGGTGGTGGCCTGCTTCAGCGCGTGGACGGGGGAGCCCGTGCAGGAGCGGGAGCGGATCAACTGCCACCACAACTACACCGAGGTGGAGCACCACTACGGCAGGGACGTCTGGCTTTCCCGCAAGGGCGCCATCGACGCCTCGCCGGGACGGCCCGGACTGATTCCGGGATCCATGGGCACGGCTTCGTACGTGGTGGAAGGCAAGGGGTACGCGCCGTCGCTGAACTCCGCACCGCACGGGGCCGGTCGGGAGTATTCCAGGACCAGGGCTCGCAAGACCTTCAGCCAGGAGCAGCTGCGGAAGGCAATGAAGGGGATTGAGTTCCGCGACACCCCGGCCTTCATTGACGAGATCCCGGCGGCGTACAAGGACATCGACGCCGTCATGGCGGATGCGAAGGATCTGGTCACGGTGAAGCACGTGCTGCGGCAGCTTGTGAATGTGAAGGGGAACTAG
- a CDS encoding ABC transporter permease, protein MSTTLPPAAGGSVLPEGAPTAKPATGSGMWKDAFRRLRRNPAAIAGAVIVGLFILVSILAPLLAPYGGNDLPGRTNITPTSIPGPGDIDGYPLGLDRFGGDVLSKLLWGARASLIIGVVSTALGLAGGVLLGVIAGGLGGWVDSVIMRFVDILLSVPNLLLAVSIAALLGQNAAAVMIAIGVSQVPIFARLLRSSMISQRSADYILSAQTLGLSRRTITMSHLLPNSMGPVIVQATLTLATAVIDAAALSFLGLGGGLPQTAEWGRMLTYAQAELGVAPQLAFLPGICIAVTALGFTLLGESLREALDPKTRRK, encoded by the coding sequence GTGAGTACTACTCTGCCTCCCGCAGCGGGCGGGTCCGTCCTCCCCGAAGGGGCTCCCACAGCGAAGCCGGCCACCGGCAGCGGCATGTGGAAAGACGCCTTCCGCCGGCTGCGCCGCAACCCGGCGGCCATTGCCGGCGCCGTCATTGTGGGTCTGTTCATCCTGGTCTCCATCCTCGCCCCGCTGCTTGCCCCGTACGGCGGCAACGACCTGCCCGGCCGCACCAACATCACCCCGACCAGCATTCCCGGTCCGGGCGACATTGACGGCTATCCCCTGGGCCTGGACCGGTTCGGCGGCGACGTCCTTTCCAAACTTCTCTGGGGTGCACGGGCGTCCCTGATCATCGGTGTTGTCTCCACCGCTCTCGGCCTGGCCGGCGGCGTGCTGCTCGGCGTCATTGCCGGCGGCCTGGGCGGCTGGGTGGACAGCGTGATCATGCGCTTCGTCGACATCCTGCTCTCGGTTCCGAACCTGCTGCTGGCCGTGAGCATCGCGGCCCTGCTGGGACAGAATGCCGCCGCCGTCATGATCGCCATCGGTGTCTCACAGGTGCCCATCTTTGCCCGGCTCCTGCGCTCGTCGATGATTTCCCAGCGCAGCGCGGACTACATCCTGTCCGCCCAGACGCTGGGGCTGAGCCGGCGCACCATCACCATGAGCCACCTGCTGCCCAACAGCATGGGCCCGGTGATTGTCCAGGCGACCCTGACCCTGGCGACGGCGGTCATTGACGCCGCTGCGCTGTCCTTCCTGGGGCTCGGCGGCGGCCTGCCGCAGACCGCCGAGTGGGGCCGGATGCTGACCTACGCCCAGGCCGAACTGGGTGTGGCTCCGCAGCTAGCCTTCCTGCCGGGTATCTGCATTGCGGTGACCGCGCTTGGCTTCACCCTGCTGGGCGAGTCCCTGCGCGAGGCGCTGGATCCCAAGACCCGGCGGAAGTAA
- a CDS encoding ABC transporter permease translates to MLRVIGKRLLMLIPTLIGLSILLFLWVRNLPGGPATALLGDKASPEAIANINKAYGFDRPLIEQYFTYVGKLLQGDFGTSIVTGRPVLEEFATRFPATVELAVVALIFAIGIGIPLGYLAASHYGRFWDHSSVVLSLIGITVPVFFLAFILKWVLAIQLGWFPTDGRQDPRINATHVTDFYVLDGLLTREWDASWDAILHLVLPAIALGTIPLAIIVRITRASVLEVQGADYVRTARAKGLMEKTIRGRFVLRNAMLPVTTTIGLQTGLLISGAVLTETVFAFSGIGRFLRDAIFALDYPVLQGFIVFIAVAYSLINLIVDVSYGFIDPRVRVQ, encoded by the coding sequence GTGCTACGAGTCATCGGCAAACGCCTTCTTATGCTGATCCCCACCCTGATCGGCCTCTCGATCCTGCTGTTCCTGTGGGTCCGCAACCTGCCCGGCGGCCCGGCAACCGCGTTGCTCGGCGACAAGGCGTCCCCGGAAGCCATCGCCAACATCAACAAGGCCTACGGATTCGACCGCCCCCTGATCGAGCAGTACTTCACCTACGTCGGCAAACTCCTCCAGGGAGACTTCGGCACCTCCATCGTCACCGGACGCCCCGTGCTCGAGGAGTTCGCCACCCGCTTCCCCGCCACGGTGGAGCTGGCCGTTGTCGCCCTCATTTTCGCGATCGGCATCGGTATTCCGCTGGGTTATCTCGCAGCCAGCCACTACGGACGCTTCTGGGACCACTCCTCCGTGGTGCTGTCCCTGATCGGCATCACCGTCCCCGTGTTCTTCCTGGCCTTCATCCTCAAGTGGGTACTGGCCATCCAGCTGGGCTGGTTCCCCACCGACGGGCGCCAGGATCCACGCATCAACGCCACACACGTCACCGACTTCTACGTCCTGGACGGGCTCCTCACCCGGGAATGGGACGCGTCCTGGGACGCCATCCTGCACCTGGTGCTTCCCGCCATCGCGCTGGGCACCATTCCGCTGGCAATCATCGTGCGCATCACCCGGGCCTCGGTCCTGGAGGTCCAGGGCGCTGACTACGTCCGCACCGCCCGGGCCAAGGGTCTGATGGAAAAGACCATCCGCGGCCGGTTTGTGCTGCGCAACGCCATGCTGCCGGTGACCACCACTATCGGCCTGCAGACGGGCCTGCTGATTTCCGGTGCAGTGCTGACGGAGACGGTCTTCGCCTTCAGCGGCATCGGGAGGTTCCTGAGGGACGCGATTTTCGCCCTCGACTATCCCGTCCTGCAGGGATTCATTGTCTTCATCGCCGTGGCCTACTCACTGATCAACCTGATCGTTGATGTGTCCTACGGCTTCATCGATCCAAGGGTGCGTGTCCAGTGA
- the bcp gene encoding thioredoxin-dependent thiol peroxidase: MPRLSPDETAPEFVLPAADGTTVSLADLRGSSTIVYFYPAAATPGCTKEACDFRDNLNSLKGAGYTVLGISPDPVEKLEKFAASENLNFPLLSDADHAVAEAYGAWGEKKNYGRTYEGLIRSTVVVDPEGKVSVAQYNVKATGHVAKLRRDLGLD, from the coding sequence ATGCCCCGCCTTAGCCCAGACGAAACCGCACCGGAATTCGTCCTTCCCGCCGCAGACGGAACCACCGTGTCATTGGCGGATCTGCGCGGCAGCAGCACCATCGTCTACTTCTACCCGGCTGCGGCAACCCCGGGCTGCACCAAGGAGGCCTGCGACTTCCGTGACAACCTGAACAGCCTCAAAGGCGCCGGCTACACCGTCCTGGGCATCTCCCCCGACCCGGTGGAAAAGCTGGAAAAGTTCGCGGCCTCCGAAAACCTGAACTTCCCGCTGCTCTCCGACGCGGACCACGCGGTGGCCGAGGCCTATGGCGCGTGGGGCGAGAAGAAGAACTACGGCCGCACCTATGAAGGACTGATCCGATCCACCGTGGTGGTGGACCCCGAGGGCAAGGTCTCCGTCGCCCAGTACAACGTCAAAGCCACCGGGCACGTGGCCAAGCTCCGTCGTGATCTGGGGCTTGACTAA
- a CDS encoding 2-hydroxyacid dehydrogenase: protein MADIDSRKVPVHTLTVPTPELLEALQPLPEGMNAVLWDLIGEPEGVAYEAIDAVVLPYANGADYGDALDRVPNLLLLQAQSTGYDGLPELVGEQTAIASAAGVHAAATAEMALTLVLAAQRGIDTALSAQHEGRWEAVRYPGLADRRVLLVGVGGIGREIAARLRPFDVELTRVGSTARTDDDGAVHGTGELADLAARAEILVVITPLNEQTRHLIDARVLAALPDGALVVNVARGAVVDSEALTKEVVSGRLRAALDVFDPEPLPAGHPLRQAPGAIITPHWGGNTAAFEPRIKALLREQVARLAAGKEPLNLVRPGPWA, encoded by the coding sequence ATGGCCGACATTGACTCCCGCAAGGTCCCGGTGCACACCCTGACCGTGCCCACCCCCGAGCTCCTCGAAGCCCTGCAGCCGCTGCCCGAAGGCATGAACGCCGTCCTCTGGGATCTGATAGGCGAGCCGGAAGGAGTGGCTTACGAGGCGATCGACGCGGTGGTGCTGCCCTACGCCAACGGCGCCGACTACGGAGATGCACTGGACCGGGTGCCGAACCTGCTGCTGTTGCAGGCACAGTCCACCGGCTACGACGGGCTGCCCGAACTGGTGGGCGAGCAAACGGCCATCGCCAGTGCCGCCGGAGTCCACGCGGCCGCCACGGCGGAAATGGCCCTCACCCTGGTCCTTGCCGCACAGCGGGGGATCGACACTGCGCTGAGCGCCCAGCATGAGGGCCGGTGGGAAGCGGTCCGGTACCCCGGTCTGGCGGACCGGCGCGTCCTCCTGGTGGGGGTGGGCGGAATCGGCCGCGAGATTGCCGCACGGCTGCGGCCGTTCGACGTCGAACTCACCCGGGTGGGCAGCACGGCCCGGACAGACGACGACGGCGCCGTGCACGGCACCGGGGAACTGGCAGATCTGGCCGCCCGGGCCGAAATCCTGGTGGTGATCACTCCGCTGAACGAGCAGACCCGACACCTGATCGACGCGCGTGTCCTCGCCGCGCTGCCGGACGGGGCGCTGGTGGTCAACGTCGCCCGGGGTGCGGTGGTGGACAGCGAGGCCCTGACCAAGGAAGTGGTGTCCGGCCGGCTGCGTGCGGCCCTGGACGTCTTCGATCCGGAACCGCTGCCCGCCGGACACCCCCTGCGGCAAGCGCCCGGAGCGATCATTACCCCGCACTGGGGCGGGAACACCGCAGCCTTCGAGCCGCGGATCAAGGCCCTGCTGCGCGAGCAGGTGGCCCGGCTGGCGGCAGGAAAAGAACCCTTGAACCTGGTCCGCCCGGGCCCCTGGGCTTAG
- a CDS encoding tetratricopeptide repeat protein: protein MTGGSVQAGAEAELEAELRELLSVRNREDMAPTIAALLEVHHRHPGNPRVLYEVGGAYDTAGEEETAAGFYEQALALGLEGDVLRRCYLQYGSTLRLLGRTEESLAVFAGARRAFPGSVSLGVFEALSLHAAGKANTALAGLLVLLAENVSSEDLERYLPALHGNADYLASLDGDGDDGGTGRA, encoded by the coding sequence ATGACGGGCGGCTCAGTGCAGGCGGGCGCCGAAGCGGAACTGGAAGCCGAACTGCGGGAGCTGTTGTCCGTCCGGAACCGGGAGGACATGGCGCCGACCATTGCTGCGCTGCTCGAGGTCCATCACCGGCACCCGGGCAACCCCCGGGTGCTCTATGAAGTCGGCGGCGCCTATGACACCGCCGGCGAAGAGGAAACGGCTGCCGGATTCTACGAACAGGCGCTGGCGCTGGGACTGGAGGGGGACGTGCTGCGGCGCTGCTACCTCCAGTACGGCAGCACTCTCCGGCTGCTCGGGCGCACCGAGGAGTCCCTGGCGGTGTTTGCCGGCGCCCGGCGTGCCTTCCCCGGGTCGGTGTCGCTGGGCGTCTTCGAGGCACTGAGCCTGCATGCCGCGGGCAAGGCGAACACGGCGCTCGCCGGTCTGCTGGTCCTGCTCGCGGAGAATGTCTCCTCGGAGGACCTGGAGCGGTATCTGCCGGCACTGCACGGCAACGCGGATTACCTGGCGTCACTCGACGGGGACGGCGACGACGGCGGTACCGGTCGCGCCTGA